In Mixophyes fleayi isolate aMixFle1 chromosome 4, aMixFle1.hap1, whole genome shotgun sequence, the following proteins share a genomic window:
- the LOC142149742 gene encoding uncharacterized protein LOC142149742 encodes MMNFAGQKHNLFCECIQCFTLKSDLVKHQGIHIEEKLFKCSECSKCFTRKSTLVTHQRIHTGEKPFKCSDCNKCFTRKFTLVTHQRNHTGEKPFKCYECSKCFTRKSDLVKHQRIHIEQKLFKCSECSKCFTRKSTLVTHLRIHTGEKPFKCSECSKCFTRKPELIEHQMIHTGEKPFKCSECSKHFTQKSHLVRHVRIHTGEKPFKCSECSKCFTQTAELVRHHKIHTGEKPFKCSECSKCFTLKSHLVTHHKTHTGEKLFKCSECSKCFTLKSHLVTHHKTHTGEKPFKCSECSKCFTQKSELVTHQRIHTGDKSFNCS; translated from the coding sequence ATGATGAATTTTGCAGGACAGAAACACAATCTATTCTGTGAATGTATCCAGTGTTTTACCCTCAAGTcagatcttgtaaaacatcaAGGGATTCATATAGAAGAGAAgttatttaaatgttctgaatgtagcaaatgttttacccgaAAGTCAactcttgttacacatcagaggattcacacaggggagaaaccatttaaatgctctgactGTAACAAGTGTTTTACCCGAAAGTTCactcttgttacacatcagaggaATCACACtggggagaaaccatttaaatgctatgaatgtagcaagtgttttacccgaaagtcagatcttgtaaaacatcaaaggattcacatagaACAGAAgttatttaaatgctctgaatgtagcaaatgttttacccgaAAGTCAACTCTTGTTACACATCTGAGGATTCACACtggggagaaaccatttaaatgctctgaatgtagcaaatgttttaccagaAAACCAGAGCTTATAGAACATCAAATGATTCACACAGGGGAAAAACCATTTaagtgctctgaatgtagcaagcaCTTTACCCAAAAGTCACATCTTGTAAGACATGTTaggattcacacaggggagaaaccatttaaatgctctgaatgtagcaagtgttttacccaaactGCAGAACTTGTTAGACATCAtaaaattcacacaggagagaaaccatttaaatgctctgaatgcagcaagtgttttacccttAAGTCACATCTTGTAACACATCATAAGACGCACACAGGGGAGAAactatttaaatgctctgaatgtagcaagtgttttaccctgAAGTCACATCTTGTAACACATCATAAgactcacacaggggagaaaccatttaaatgctctgaatgtagcaagtgttttacccaaaagtcaGAACTTGtaacacatcagaggattcacacaggagataaaTCATTTAATTGCTCTTAA